CCCTGCcgtcgtctccctttctttcgctttcttctttcatcTCCTGCGATGACGAGACCAATCTCTGGAAGCGTCTTGACATTTCCTCGCATGAGGGCGGAGTTCTCGGAgccgcctctctttctcagaGCTGCGGTTGGACCTGCAAAAACACAGACGCTTTCACACGCTTTTCCGGGAGGCAGGCgacgcttctctttctggagCATTTCGGCCTCGGCGTCTAGACATGAATCTACACGAGGAAACGCGTCTGTCCATGGTCTTGCCCATTCGTACTCCTTCTCGTTCCGGACTGAGAAGGTTGCTCCTGTGAGGAATCCCTGCGCCTCAAGCGACACTGAAGgactgcgtttttcttcagcagcTTTCAAgccccttctgtctcttcctgtctcctcttgccTCGAGCCTTCAGCCTCCCACCAAGAGGCCATCTTGTCTGCGGCGGttcgacgcatgcatcttcCGCTAGCTGTCCATGCGTCTCCGGCCACACGCCTCTCTCTCAgggtgtctagacagccTTTGAacgtctcgcctctctctcatgCGTTCAACTCCAccccttctcgtcttttgtcagttgcttcttcttctccttctcctacgtcgtctccttctccttcttctcctccgtcgtctccttcttcgtcttctgcttcgtcgtctccttctccttctttttctcctcctccctcttcttctcccccttcttctgcttctccaccttcttctgcttctccaccttcttcgaCTCCAGGGGAGGCGCCCGAGCTGCGGTACCCGTGGGTTGCGCGCGTCGTTccgccgtctctgcttccgcgaATTGCCTCCTTTCTTGACCTCTCCCGCTTCCACGCGCCGATTGGGTcttggctgcttttctgGCCGTGTGCGCACAGCGCCGCACTCGCTGCCCCTGCCTCCGAGCTCTCTCCGACGTACGAGCAGGCGGcttcggcttatattcgggcACGCGAGGACGGCTCGACGctccagcagctgctgcataCAGAGGCGCCTTCGCAGGCGGCCTCGACGACTGGGAGCTTGGCGCGCGGCGTCACAGCAGCTGCGGAGTCAGCCGAGAGTGCCGGCGCCGCTGCGGCGGTTGATGTGGAGTTGTCGGCGCCTGTTGAGGGGACTGCAGGAACTCCAGGAGAGTTGCATGCTGACCCAACAGGCGAAGACCTCACAGAAATCGCAAACCAAATTGCAACTCTCGTCCCCGTTGAGGCGCTCTGGTGCGACGCAGCCAAGTGGATTGGCCTCTGTGGAGTCGGCGCCGTTCTCATGCGCTCAGCAGGTgagcgaagaagcgtctCTATTCAATCCGTATAGTGCGCGTTTACCGAAAACAATTAAGAGACTCTCtaaagcagagacaaagtGAAAAGGATTCGATGCCCTGGTTCTAAAGGGAGCAAAGAtgccgagaaaaaagcgagttTTCGTATCCATCGATGCGTTTAAAATGTCCTCAGACAGAGACCGGTGTTAGAGACCTTtcagggaggaagaacaaTACAAACACCTTATGAGAGAGGTCCTCCCGTCTTGCTGTCTAccctacatatatatatatatatatatacatagcTGTGTACAGAAATGTATACGAGTACCTGCCAGcctaatatatatatatatatatatatata
This genomic interval from Toxoplasma gondii ME49 chromosome VIIb, whole genome shotgun sequence contains the following:
- a CDS encoding 4-hydroxybenzoate polyprenyl transferase (encoded by transcript TGME49_259130~Predicted trans-membrane domain (TMHMM2.0):467-490:496-519:559-582:602-625:634-652), encoding MTRPISGSVLTFPRMRAEFSEPPLFLRAAVGPAKTQTLSHAFPGGRRRFSFWSISASASRHESTRGNASVHGLAHSYSFSFRTEKVAPVRNPCASSDTEGLRFSSAAFKPLLSLPVSSCLEPSASHQEAILSAAVRRMHLPLAVHASPATRLSLRVSRQPLNVSPLSHAFNSTPSRLLSVASSSPSPTSSPSPSSPPSSPSSSSASSSPSPSFSPPPSSSPPSSASPPSSASPPSSTPGEAPELRYPWVARVVPPSLLPRIASFLDLSRFHAPIGSWLLFWPCAHSAALAAPASELSPTYEQAASAYIRAREDGSTLQQLLHTEAPSQAASTTGSLARGVTAAAESAESAGAAAAVDVELSAPVEGTAGTPGELHADPTGEDLTEIANQIATLVPVEALWCDAAKWIGLCGVGAVLMRSAGCIINDFFDRKLDARVERTQSRPLASGRLSPQAALASLSVHLGLSLALLLLFNPPTVATALASVGLVAVYPLMKRVTYWPQFVLGLTFNWGALVGWTAVTGRRLFADSSLLSASEGLSAAGVSGQLGAALPSTVFGLPSTLFSLELTPILLYVSGIFWTLTYDTIYAHQDKVDDRKVGIKSTALLFGTRTPLWTAAFSSVYAAALLGVGLCSQSLWPYYLGVGLCYGQLLAQTRINMDDPKACSAAFRSNQWVGATLFLGILASKLLEVYRHRNSEKKDTEPKSESPSASAA